In Streptococcus sp. SN-1, a single genomic region encodes these proteins:
- a CDS encoding LacI family DNA-binding transcriptional regulator, producing MTTIKQVAEEAGVSKSTVSRYISKKGYVGDDAREKIKNAIKKLNYTPNVLAQSLKTKKNQMVGLLLPDISNPFFPRLVRGAESYLKDKGYRIMVGTISDHDSLEEYINLLLKTNAAGIITTLDFTKEFPNLTLPVVVVDRISKDTGYGVFSDNQLGGRLAAKAIWNAGAKQVMIIKVLDDKAENIAERFEASLNYLRNKSLEIRIEESETFEFEKIQTEAKENLKRNPNIDSIIAPSDIHAIAYIHEILAIGKKIPDDIQIIGYDDIVLSQFIYPSLSTIHQSSYKMGEQAAKLIYNMANKFSIDEAKIKLPVRYVERNTLRRK from the coding sequence ATGACTACAATAAAACAGGTTGCTGAAGAAGCTGGAGTATCAAAATCAACAGTTTCAAGATATATTTCGAAAAAAGGCTATGTCGGAGATGATGCTAGAGAAAAGATAAAAAATGCTATCAAGAAATTAAATTACACGCCGAATGTATTAGCACAATCTTTGAAAACTAAAAAAAATCAAATGGTAGGACTCTTATTGCCAGATATTTCTAATCCCTTCTTCCCAAGATTGGTTCGAGGAGCTGAATCATATTTGAAAGATAAAGGTTATAGGATTATGGTTGGTACTATTTCAGATCATGATTCGTTAGAAGAATATATAAACCTTTTGTTAAAAACAAATGCAGCTGGTATTATAACGACACTTGACTTTACAAAGGAATTTCCAAATCTGACGTTACCTGTCGTTGTGGTTGACCGGATTAGTAAAGATACAGGTTACGGTGTCTTTTCTGATAATCAGTTGGGTGGACGTTTGGCTGCTAAAGCAATTTGGAATGCTGGCGCTAAGCAAGTTATGATTATTAAAGTTTTAGATGATAAAGCTGAGAACATTGCGGAACGATTTGAAGCAAGTTTAAACTATTTGAGGAATAAATCTTTAGAGATTCGTATTGAAGAAAGTGAAACATTTGAGTTTGAAAAAATTCAAACAGAAGCTAAAGAGAATCTAAAAAGAAATCCAAATATTGATAGTATTATAGCGCCTTCTGATATTCATGCGATAGCTTATATTCATGAAATTTTAGCAATTGGTAAAAAAATCCCAGATGATATTCAAATCATTGGTTATGATGATATTGTACTTAGTCAATTTATTTATCCTTCTTTATCAACTATTCACCAATCATCATATAAAATGGGAGAACAGGCTGCAAAGCTAATCTATAATATGGCAAATAAGTTCTCTATAGATGAAGCTAAAATTAAACTACCTGTTAGATACGTAGAAAGAAATACATTAAGGAGAAAGTAA
- the rbsK gene encoding ribokinase — protein MSKIVVVGSISMDLVMRTKRIPEGGETIFGDSFNIVPGGKGANQAVAIGRLSSVEDNIYIFGNVGEDIFSADLLSNLQNNNISTEHVGTVPQSTGVAQITLYGGDNRIIYYPGANNLVKTNDWKNEWELISEASIVVLQNEIPHEANLSIAKFCQENKVKVLYNPAPARETDIEMIPFCDFITPNEHECSELFPDKKLEEIIKIYPNKMIVTLGVEGSIYYDGAAVQKIPAIKAEVVDTTGAGDTFNGAFAYAVSKGKEMNVALSFATIASHLSVQRFGAQGGMPSLKEIKEHPGYEEIWDFK, from the coding sequence ATGAGTAAAATTGTTGTTGTTGGAAGTATTTCAATGGACTTAGTTATGAGAACAAAAAGGATTCCAGAAGGAGGTGAAACGATTTTTGGGGATTCATTTAATATAGTTCCGGGTGGAAAAGGTGCAAATCAAGCTGTAGCTATTGGTAGATTATCCAGTGTAGAAGATAATATTTACATATTTGGAAACGTCGGAGAAGATATTTTTTCAGCAGATTTACTAAGTAATCTGCAAAATAATAATATTTCTACAGAACATGTGGGAACGGTACCACAATCTACAGGAGTTGCACAAATTACTTTATATGGAGGTGATAATAGAATTATTTATTATCCCGGAGCGAATAATTTAGTTAAAACAAATGATTGGAAAAATGAGTGGGAATTGATTAGTGAAGCAAGTATTGTTGTATTACAGAATGAAATACCACATGAAGCCAACCTATCTATAGCTAAATTTTGTCAAGAAAATAAAGTTAAGGTACTTTACAATCCTGCACCAGCTAGAGAAACAGATATAGAGATGATTCCTTTTTGTGATTTTATTACTCCTAATGAGCATGAATGTTCAGAGCTTTTTCCAGATAAGAAATTAGAAGAAATTATTAAAATTTATCCTAATAAAATGATTGTGACATTAGGAGTTGAAGGTTCTATTTATTATGATGGGGCAGCAGTTCAGAAGATTCCTGCTATAAAAGCAGAAGTAGTTGATACTACAGGAGCAGGAGATACGTTTAATGGTGCTTTTGCTTATGCTGTCTCAAAAGGAAAAGAGATGAATGTTGCATTGTCCTTTGCAACGATTGCTTCACATCTTTCTGTTCAAAGATTTGGAGCGCAAGGTGGCATGCCGAGTTTGAAAGAAATAAAGGAGCATCCAGGATATGAAGAAATATGGGATTTTAAATAG
- the rbsD gene encoding D-ribose pyranase has translation MKKYGILNSNIAKLADDLGHMDLVCIGDLGLPVPKGIDKIDLALRKGSPSFLEVLKEYSDHVLIEKIFLAEEIKEKNKEQWQAVLDLLGSNIIIEYISHEELKAMNTTVKAVIRTGEDTPYSNIILQSGVII, from the coding sequence ATGAAGAAATATGGGATTTTAAATAGTAATATAGCAAAACTAGCTGATGATTTAGGTCATATGGATTTGGTTTGTATTGGAGATTTAGGATTGCCAGTTCCAAAAGGTATTGATAAAATTGATTTAGCATTAAGAAAAGGTAGTCCAAGTTTTTTAGAAGTTTTAAAAGAATATTCAGATCATGTACTTATTGAAAAAATTTTCTTAGCAGAAGAAATTAAGGAAAAAAACAAAGAACAGTGGCAAGCAGTTCTAGATCTTTTAGGATCGAATATAATTATTGAATATATTAGTCATGAAGAATTGAAAGCTATGAATACTACAGTTAAGGCAGTTATTCGCACTGGGGAAGATACACCATATTCGAATATAATCTTGCAATCAGGAGTTATTATTTAG
- a CDS encoding sugar ABC transporter ATP-binding protein: MKIEMKNISKSFGNNRVLESIDLVLNSGEVHALMGENGAGKSTLMNILTGLFPATSGTIFIDGKEKTFSNPQEAERFGLSFIHQEMNTWPDMTVLDNLFLGREIKNSIGFLDKASMERKAKEAFKRLNISIPLDAIIGQLSVGQQQMIEIAKCLLSEVSLLIMDEPTAALTDRETETLFKVIEGLKSDGVGIVYISHRMEEIFKITDLITVMRDGFVIDTKRTKLTNADELVQKMVGRELEDYYPEKKAEIGNIVFQAKNLSGDAFTDISFYVRQGEILGFSGLMGAGRTEIMRAIFGIDSLKSGQIIINGEQLIIKNPFEAIKHGIGFLTEDRKDEGLILDFSIKDNMTLPSTRDFVKNGIFDNKTSGIFVQRLIDRLRIKSGYPDKEVGTLSGGNQQKVVLAKWIGIAPKVLILDEPTRGVDVGAKREIYQLMNELAERGVPIIMVSSDLPEVIGVSDRIMVMHEGRISGELTRQEATQEKVMQLATGGQ; encoded by the coding sequence ATGAAAATTGAAATGAAGAACATTTCAAAATCTTTTGGGAATAATCGTGTTTTAGAAAGTATTGATTTGGTTCTTAATTCAGGAGAAGTTCATGCTTTAATGGGAGAGAATGGTGCAGGCAAATCAACCTTAATGAATATTTTAACTGGACTTTTTCCAGCTACTTCAGGAACTATTTTTATTGATGGAAAAGAAAAAACATTTTCTAATCCTCAAGAGGCAGAACGGTTTGGACTGAGTTTTATTCATCAAGAAATGAATACTTGGCCAGATATGACTGTACTTGATAATCTTTTTTTAGGAAGAGAAATTAAAAATTCGATTGGGTTTCTAGATAAAGCTAGTATGGAAAGGAAAGCTAAAGAAGCATTTAAACGTCTTAATATCTCTATTCCTCTCGATGCAATCATTGGTCAATTATCAGTCGGACAACAACAAATGATAGAAATAGCAAAATGTTTATTATCAGAAGTTTCCTTGTTAATTATGGATGAACCCACAGCAGCTTTAACTGATCGTGAAACTGAAACACTTTTTAAAGTGATAGAAGGATTAAAATCTGATGGTGTAGGTATTGTGTATATTTCACATCGGATGGAAGAAATCTTTAAGATTACAGATCTTATAACTGTTATGAGGGATGGGTTTGTAATTGATACCAAGAGAACGAAGTTAACTAATGCAGATGAATTAGTTCAGAAGATGGTAGGCCGTGAATTAGAAGATTATTATCCAGAAAAAAAGGCTGAGATTGGGAATATTGTTTTTCAAGCTAAGAATCTTTCTGGTGATGCTTTTACGGATATTTCTTTCTATGTACGTCAAGGGGAAATTCTTGGTTTTTCTGGTTTGATGGGTGCTGGTCGTACTGAAATAATGCGAGCAATTTTTGGAATTGATTCTTTAAAATCTGGTCAAATTATAATAAACGGAGAACAACTGATAATTAAAAATCCTTTTGAAGCAATTAAGCATGGAATTGGTTTCTTAACAGAAGATCGTAAAGATGAGGGATTGATTTTAGATTTTTCTATTAAAGATAATATGACTTTACCTAGTACTCGTGATTTTGTTAAAAATGGCATTTTCGATAATAAAACAAGTGGTATATTTGTACAACGTTTAATTGATAGGCTACGAATTAAATCAGGTTATCCAGATAAGGAAGTTGGGACACTTTCTGGTGGTAATCAACAGAAAGTAGTTTTAGCAAAATGGATAGGTATTGCTCCAAAAGTACTGATTCTAGATGAGCCAACTCGTGGGGTAGATGTTGGTGCTAAGCGTGAAATTTACCAATTAATGAATGAATTGGCTGAACGAGGTGTGCCGATTATTATGGTATCTTCAGATTTACCAGAAGTGATCGGAGTCAGTGATCGCATTATGGTCATGCATGAAGGAAGAATTAGTGGAGAATTAACACGTCAAGAAGCTACACAAGAAAAAGTTATGCAACTAGCCACAGGAGGACAATAG
- the rbsC gene encoding ribose ABC transporter permease (functions to transport ribose at high affinity; forms a complex with RbsA2C2B), with amino-acid sequence MKNTMKYMSELTTVIALIILMAVITIINSNFLTANNLLNLLLQVTSNALIAFGMTFVILTGGIDLSVGSILALSSALTAGLLGSGMPVTLAILISLILGCILGVMNGLLISYGKLAPFIVTLATMTIFRGATLVYTNGNPITKGLSDTFLFQFLGQGYIVGIPFPVIIMFIVFIILYVLLHKTAFGKSVYAIGGNEKAAYISGLKLNKVKIIIYSISGIMASISGLIITSRLSSAQPTAGASYEMDAIAAVVLGGTSLSGGKGRILGTLIGALIIGVLNNGLNIIGVSAFWQQVVKGVVILIAVLIDRFKVVKQ; translated from the coding sequence GTGAAAAATACTATGAAGTATATGTCAGAATTGACAACAGTAATAGCATTGATAATTTTAATGGCTGTCATCACTATTATCAATTCAAATTTTTTAACAGCAAATAATCTGTTAAATTTACTATTGCAAGTAACATCAAATGCACTGATTGCTTTTGGAATGACCTTTGTTATTCTAACAGGTGGAATTGATTTATCAGTTGGATCAATTTTAGCCTTATCCAGTGCGCTAACAGCTGGCCTATTAGGATCTGGAATGCCTGTTACATTAGCAATTCTAATCTCTTTAATTTTAGGTTGCATTCTGGGGGTGATGAATGGTTTATTGATTTCCTACGGGAAATTAGCTCCATTTATCGTTACTTTAGCAACTATGACTATTTTTAGAGGCGCAACACTTGTTTATACAAATGGGAATCCTATTACAAAAGGATTAAGTGATACATTCTTATTTCAATTTTTGGGGCAAGGTTACATAGTCGGAATTCCATTTCCTGTAATTATTATGTTTATTGTATTTATTATTTTATATGTTTTACTTCATAAAACAGCATTTGGTAAATCTGTATATGCTATAGGGGGGAATGAAAAAGCAGCATATATATCAGGTTTAAAATTAAATAAAGTGAAAATTATCATTTATTCAATATCAGGTATTATGGCTTCAATTTCTGGATTGATTATAACATCACGCTTAAGTTCTGCTCAACCAACAGCAGGTGCTAGTTATGAAATGGATGCTATTGCAGCTGTTGTTCTTGGGGGAACCTCTTTATCTGGAGGCAAAGGTCGTATACTGGGGACCTTAATAGGTGCTTTAATTATTGGGGTTTTGAATAATGGACTTAATATTATCGGTGTTTCAGCATTTTGGCAACAAGTAGTAAAAGGAGTTGTAATCTTAATTGCTGTTCTGATTGATCGTTTTAAAGTTGTAAAACAGTAG
- a CDS encoding substrate-binding domain-containing protein produces the protein MKIIKKISIFALFVTFIFALVACGKTGLGNSSNDNKSTIQKSAKELKLGVSISTTNNPYFVAMKDGLEKAAGEKEVTLKIADAQDDAARQADDIQNFISQNVDALLINPVDSDAIVTSIKAANNANIPVILIDRGSNGGEVLTTVASDNVEAGKMAAEFITKQLGEKAKTFELSGVPGASATVDRGKGFEQISKTNLDVLSSQSANFDRAKALNTAQNMIQGNKEVQAIFAQNDEMALGAAQAVKAAGLSNVLIVGIDGQPDAHDAIAKGDITATIAQQPAKMGEIAIQSAIDHYQGKKLEKETVSPIYLVTKDNVDQHNW, from the coding sequence ATGAAAATTATTAAAAAAATTAGCATTTTTGCTTTGTTTGTAACATTTATTTTTGCTTTAGTAGCTTGTGGAAAAACTGGTTTAGGAAATTCATCAAATGATAATAAATCTACGATTCAAAAGTCGGCAAAAGAATTAAAATTAGGAGTTTCTATTTCAACTACTAACAATCCCTATTTTGTAGCTATGAAAGATGGTCTTGAAAAAGCTGCAGGAGAAAAAGAAGTAACTTTGAAGATAGCAGATGCACAAGATGATGCTGCTAGACAAGCAGATGATATTCAAAATTTTATTAGTCAAAATGTAGATGCTTTACTAATTAATCCAGTTGATTCTGATGCAATTGTTACATCTATTAAAGCTGCTAATAATGCAAATATTCCAGTAATCTTAATTGACCGCGGTAGTAATGGAGGTGAAGTCTTGACAACTGTTGCTTCTGATAACGTAGAAGCAGGTAAAATGGCTGCAGAATTTATTACCAAGCAATTGGGAGAAAAAGCAAAAACTTTTGAATTATCAGGAGTCCCTGGCGCTTCTGCAACTGTAGATAGAGGTAAAGGATTTGAACAAATTTCAAAGACAAATTTAGATGTTCTTTCTAGTCAATCCGCTAATTTTGACCGCGCAAAAGCTTTGAATACAGCGCAAAATATGATTCAAGGAAACAAAGAAGTGCAAGCAATCTTTGCACAGAATGATGAGATGGCGTTAGGAGCTGCACAAGCAGTAAAAGCAGCTGGTCTTAGCAATGTATTAATTGTTGGTATTGATGGTCAACCAGATGCACATGATGCTATTGCAAAAGGTGATATTACTGCCACTATTGCTCAGCAACCAGCTAAGATGGGTGAAATTGCTATTCAATCAGCAATAGATCATTATCAAGGGAAAAAACTGGAAAAAGAAACAGTTTCTCCAATTTATCTTGTGACTAAGGATAATGTTGATCAACATAACTGGTGA
- a CDS encoding transcription repressor NadR: MTKDRKQALLQLLKETPKALNGQSLAEHFHVTRQVIVQDIAILRADGAPILSTNRGYVYKQIETNPYVHKLFKVKHEVEEIGQELLAIVDNGGRVQNTLIDHPVYGEIETLLKLSCRRDVQHFLEQVEHSDFRPLSELTDGIHYHLVEAETQQDLRYIEEALDQLGYLVKD, encoded by the coding sequence ATGACAAAAGATCGCAAACAAGCCCTGCTCCAACTCTTGAAAGAAACTCCTAAAGCCCTCAATGGCCAAAGTTTAGCTGAACATTTTCATGTTACACGCCAGGTCATTGTACAGGACATTGCAATTTTAAGAGCCGATGGCGCTCCTATCCTATCCACCAATCGTGGCTACGTCTATAAGCAAATTGAAACCAACCCTTATGTTCACAAACTTTTCAAGGTGAAACATGAAGTTGAAGAAATCGGTCAAGAACTCCTTGCTATCGTTGATAATGGTGGACGTGTTCAAAATACCTTGATTGACCATCCCGTTTATGGAGAAATCGAAACCTTGCTGAAACTGTCTTGTCGCCGAGACGTGCAACATTTTCTAGAACAAGTCGAGCATTCAGATTTTAGACCTCTGTCTGAATTGACAGATGGCATCCATTACCACCTAGTCGAAGCTGAAACACAGCAAGACCTCCGCTATATCGAGGAGGCCTTGGATCAGCTAGGTTATTTAGTAAAAGACTAG
- a CDS encoding ECF transporter S component, whose amino-acid sequence MNTRKKTQFMTMTALLTAIAILIPIVMPFKIVIPPASYTLGSHIAIFIAMFLSPLMAVFVILASSFGFLMAGYPMVIVFRAFSHIFFGTLGALYLQKFPDTLDKPKSSWVFNFVLALVHALAEVLACVVFYATSGTNVENMFYVLFILVGFGTIIHSMVDYTLALAVYKVLRKRR is encoded by the coding sequence ATGAACACACGGAAAAAGACACAATTTATGACAATGACTGCCCTCTTAACGGCTATTGCAATTTTGATTCCAATTGTTATGCCTTTTAAGATTGTCATTCCACCTGCTTCCTATACTTTAGGAAGCCACATCGCTATTTTTATCGCCATGTTCTTATCGCCCTTGATGGCTGTTTTTGTCATCTTAGCCTCTAGTTTTGGATTTTTGATGGCTGGCTATCCCATGGTGATCGTTTTTCGAGCTTTTTCCCATATCTTTTTTGGGACTTTGGGGGCTCTTTACCTACAAAAATTCCCCGATACCCTAGATAAACCAAAATCTTCCTGGGTTTTCAACTTTGTGTTAGCGCTTGTCCATGCTCTTGCTGAAGTATTAGCTTGTGTCGTTTTTTATGCAACTTCGGGTACCAATGTAGAAAATATGTTTTATGTTCTATTTATACTAGTTGGATTTGGCACAATTATCCATAGTATGGTAGACTATACATTAGCACTAGCTGTCTATAAAGTGCTTCGAAAACGCCGTTAA
- a CDS encoding ECF transporter S component: MKKRSNIAPIAIFFATMLVIHFLSSLIFNLFPFPIKPTIVHIPVIIASIIYGPRVGVTLGFLMGLLSLTVNTITILPTSYLFSPFVPNGNIYSAIIAIVPRILIGLTPYLVYKLMRNKTGLILAGALGSLTNTVFVLGGIFYLFGNVFDGNIQKLLATVISTNSIAELVISAVLTLAIVPRLQTLKK; the protein is encoded by the coding sequence ATGAAAAAACGCTCTAATATTGCGCCTATTGCTATCTTCTTTGCAACTATGCTTGTGATTCATTTTCTGAGCTCACTTATCTTTAACCTTTTTCCATTCCCAATCAAACCGACCATCGTTCATATTCCTGTCATTATTGCTAGCATTATTTACGGTCCACGAGTTGGGGTTACACTTGGATTTTTGATGGGACTACTTAGTTTGACCGTTAATACAATTACGATTCTGCCAACCAGCTACCTCTTCTCACCATTTGTACCAAACGGAAATATCTACTCAGCTATCATTGCCATTGTCCCACGTATTTTGATTGGTTTAACTCCTTATCTAGTCTATAAACTGATGAGAAACAAGACTGGGTTAATCCTAGCTGGTGCCCTTGGTTCACTTACCAACACAGTCTTTGTACTTGGTGGAATTTTCTACCTTTTTGGAAATGTCTTTGATGGTAATATCCAAAAACTCCTAGCAACTGTTATCTCAACAAATTCAATTGCCGAATTAGTTATTTCTGCAGTTCTTACTCTAGCTATTGTTCCACGACTACAAACTTTGAAGAAATAA
- the coaC gene encoding phosphopantothenoylcysteine decarboxylase, with the protein MAHILLAVTGSIASYKSADLVSSLKKQGHQVTVLMTQAATEFIQPLTLQVLSQNPVHLDVMKEPYPEQVNHIELGKETDLFIVVPATANTIAKLAHGFADNMITCMALALPSHIPKLIAPAMNTKMYDHPATQANLKTLETYGYQLIAPKESLLACGDHGRGALADLTIILERIKETLDEKTL; encoded by the coding sequence ATGGCACATATTCTCTTGGCTGTAACGGGCTCAATCGCCTCTTACAAGTCGGCAGATTTAGTTAGTTCGCTTAAAAAACAAGGCCATCAAGTCACTGTCTTAATGACCCAGGCTGCTACAGAGTTTATCCAACCTTTGACTCTACAGGTATTATCACAGAATCCTGTCCACCTGGATGTCATGAAGGAACCCTATCCTGAACAGGTTAATCATATCGAACTTGGTAAAGAAACGGATTTATTTATCGTGGTACCTGCAACAGCTAACACTATTGCAAAACTAGCCCACGGCTTTGCGGACAACATGATAACCTGTATGGCTCTGGCCTTGCCAAGTCATATTCCTAAACTAATAGCTCCTGCTATGAATACAAAAATGTATGACCATCCAGCAACTCAGGCTAATCTGAAAACATTAGAAACCTACGGCTATCAGCTGATTGCTCCTAAGGAATCCCTACTAGCTTGTGGAGACCACGGACGAGGAGCCTTAGCTGACCTCACAATTATTTTAGAAAGAATAAAGGAAACTCTCGATGAAAAAACGCTCTAA
- the coaB gene encoding phosphopantothenate--cysteine ligase produces MKILVTSGGTSEAIDSVRSITNHSTGHLGKNITETLLAAGHEVCLITTKRAVKPEPHPNLSIREINNTNDLLLEMQERVKDYQVLIHSMAVSDYTPVYMTGLEEVQSSSNLEEFLSKQNHQAKISSTDEIQVLFLKKTPKIISLIKEWNPAIHLIGFKLLVDVTEDHLVDIARKSLIKNQADLIIANDLTQISANQHRAIFVEKDQLQTVQTKEEIAELLLEKIQAYHS; encoded by the coding sequence ATGAAAATTTTAGTTACATCGGGCGGTACCAGTGAAGCTATTGATAGCGTCCGCTCTATCACTAACCATTCTACGGGTCACTTGGGGAAAAACATCACAGAAACATTGCTTGCTGCGGGGCATGAAGTTTGTCTGATAACAACAAAACGAGCTGTGAAGCCAGAACCCCATCCCAACCTAAGTATTCGAGAAATTAACAATACAAACGACCTTCTCCTTGAAATGCAAGAACGTGTCAAGGACTATCAGGTCTTGATTCACTCAATGGCTGTGTCTGATTACACTCCTGTTTATATGACAGGTCTAGAGGAAGTTCAGTCTAGTTCCAATCTAGAAGAATTTTTAAGCAAGCAGAATCATCAGGCAAAGATTTCTTCGACTGATGAGATTCAGGTTTTATTCCTAAAAAAGACTCCAAAAATCATCTCTCTAATCAAGGAATGGAATCCTGCTATTCACCTGATTGGTTTCAAACTGCTGGTTGATGTTACCGAAGATCATCTGGTTGACATTGCCCGAAAAAGTCTTATAAAGAACCAAGCAGACTTGATTATCGCAAATGACCTCACTCAAATCTCAGCAAACCAGCACAGAGCAATCTTTGTTGAAAAAGATCAGCTTCAAACAGTCCAGACTAAAGAAGAAATTGCAGAACTCCTCCTTGAAAAAATTCAAGCTTATCATTCATAG
- a CDS encoding formate--tetrahydrofolate ligase, whose amino-acid sequence MKTDIEIAQSIELKPIVDVVEKLGISYDDLELYGKYKAKLSFDKIRAVESNPVGKLILVTAINPTPAGEGKSTITIGLADALNKIGKKTMIAIREPSLGPVMGIKGGAAGGGYAQVLPMEDINLHFTGDMHAITTANNALSALIDNHLHQGNELGIDQRRILWKRVVDLNDRALRHVTVGLGGPLNGIPREDGFDITVASEIMAILCLATDIEDLKRRLANIVIGYRYDRTPVSVGDLQVEGALALILKDAIKPNLVQTIYGTPAFVHGGPFANIAHGCNSVLATTTALHLADYTVTEAGFGADLGAEKFLDIKTPNLPTSPDAVVIVATLRALKMNGGVAKDALTEENVEAVRAGFANLKRHVENIRKFGIPAVVAINEFVSDTEAEIVALKELCASIDVPVELASVWADGAEGGVALAETVVKTIAETPANYKRLYDNDLSVQEKIEKIVTEIYRGSKVNFEKKAQTQIAQIVQNGWDKLPICMAKTQYSFSDNPNALGAPENFEITIRELVPKLGAGFIVALTGDVMTMPGLPKRPAALNMDVESDGTVLGLF is encoded by the coding sequence ATGAAAACAGATATTGAAATCGCACAGAGTATTGAGTTGAAGCCAATCGTTGATGTTGTAGAGAAACTTGGTATTTCTTACGACGATTTGGAGTTGTACGGAAAGTACAAGGCTAAGCTCAGCTTTGATAAAATTCGTGCAGTTGAGAGCAATCCAGTTGGAAAATTGATTCTGGTTACTGCCATCAACCCAACACCTGCAGGTGAAGGAAAATCAACCATTACCATTGGTTTGGCGGATGCCTTGAATAAGATTGGCAAGAAAACAATGATTGCTATCCGCGAACCATCTCTTGGTCCAGTAATGGGGATTAAGGGTGGTGCTGCTGGTGGTGGTTATGCCCAAGTTCTACCAATGGAAGACATCAACCTTCACTTTACTGGGGATATGCATGCCATTACAACTGCTAACAATGCTCTTTCTGCCTTGATTGACAACCACTTACACCAAGGAAATGAGTTGGGAATTGACCAACGTCGTATTCTCTGGAAACGTGTAGTGGACTTGAACGACCGAGCACTTCGTCACGTGACCGTAGGACTTGGTGGCCCTCTAAACGGTATTCCTCGTGAGGATGGCTTTGACATTACCGTCGCTTCCGAAATCATGGCGATTCTTTGCTTGGCTACGGACATCGAGGACTTGAAACGCCGTTTGGCTAATATTGTTATTGGTTATCGTTACGACCGTACACCAGTTTCTGTAGGTGATTTGCAGGTTGAAGGTGCCTTAGCTTTGATTTTGAAGGATGCTATTAAACCGAACCTGGTTCAGACAATTTACGGTACACCTGCCTTTGTGCACGGTGGTCCATTTGCCAATATTGCTCATGGATGTAATTCAGTCTTGGCAACTACAACAGCCCTTCACTTGGCTGATTATACAGTCACTGAAGCTGGTTTTGGTGCGGACCTTGGTGCTGAGAAATTCCTTGATATCAAGACACCAAACTTGCCAACTTCTCCAGATGCAGTAGTTATTGTCGCAACTCTTCGTGCCCTTAAGATGAATGGTGGTGTGGCTAAAGACGCTCTTACAGAGGAAAATGTGGAGGCGGTTCGTGCAGGTTTTGCAAACTTGAAACGCCACGTTGAAAATATCCGTAAGTTTGGTATTCCAGCAGTTGTGGCTATTAACGAATTTGTCTCTGATACAGAAGCTGAAATTGTAGCCTTGAAAGAACTTTGTGCCTCAATCGATGTACCAGTTGAGTTGGCAAGTGTCTGGGCTGATGGTGCAGAAGGTGGAGTAGCACTTGCTGAAACGGTTGTCAAGACTATTGCTGAAACTCCAGCTAACTATAAACGTTTGTATGACAATGACCTTTCTGTTCAAGAAAAGATTGAAAAGATTGTTACTGAAATCTACCGTGGTAGCAAAGTGAACTTTGAGAAGAAAGCTCAAACTCAAATCGCTCAAATCGTTCAAAACGGTTGGGACAAATTGCCAATCTGTATGGCTAAGACCCAGTATAGCTTCTCAGACAATCCAAATGCCCTTGGAGCACCTGAAAACTTTGAAATTACCATTCGTGAATTGGTACCAAAATTAGGTGCAGGCTTTATCGTTGCCTTAACTGGTGATGTCATGACCATGCCAGGCCTACCAAAACGTCCAGCAGCTCTCAACATGGATGTTGAAAGTGATGGAACAGTATTAGGCTTGTTCTAG